From a single Nicotiana tomentosiformis chromosome 2, ASM39032v3, whole genome shotgun sequence genomic region:
- the LOC104093815 gene encoding 187-kDa microtubule-associated protein AIR9: MGDQVFISTEDSVEESQTSEIIEKPPLPQDFVEQPQRSELLKQSSAESVKTSSRRVRPSSTTQNGATNVGTAKRKTGITDGTDSSSRGVKSTLTKSTFSSTSRISGTPPGPRRNSTGGLPEKQPTTVTKRPSATSVGSGTAKKSSSLATDPMRRSLPEIRKSTLPSTNARTTTRSSTSETRRSVPISPLTKTPRASVSSDASNQESVKKTSAKLSSPSLSSARRSASSSLDSTVSSVSTRKFTTKLSSSAARSPSVSTGSKAGSLSTSLDRSTSSSSRKKGGTLESRDSRLIMLPKVETKAGDDVRLDLRGHRIRSLNNGGLNLLPNLEFVYLRDNLLSVLDGIEILTRVKVLDLSFNDFKGPGFEPLENCKALQQLYLAGNQITSLISLPELPNLEFLSVAQNKLKSLSMASQPRLQVLAASKNKISTLKGFPYLPSLEHLRVEENPILKMRHLEAASILLVGPTLKKFNDKDLSREEVALAKRYPSHTPLCIRGGWEFCRPEQAVDSTFRFLLEQWKEQLPQGYLLKEAFIDQPFEEDACYCHFNFVKDEAENTDSDINLKYQWFIGERTPSNFTEIHGATRESYWPKHEDIGRILKVVCTPKLGETEYPTIFAISSPVSPGTGDPKVLKIEVCGDLLEGNIIRGHAEIAWCGGTPGKSISSWLRKRWNNSPVVIVGAEEEEYQLTLDDVDSCLVFMYTPMTEEGAKGEPQYAITDYVKAAPPSVSDVQISGDVVEGNIIRGVGNYFGGREGPSKFEWLREDKDTREFVLVSSGTNEYTLTKEDVGWCLAFVYIPVNFEGQEGKSLSIVSQKVKQAPPKVTNVKIIGELKEGSKITVAGIVTGGTEGASRVQWFKTSSSTFEGESCLDALSTSKIAKAFRIPLGAVGYYIVAKFTPMAPDGEAGESVYVISERSAETLPPSLNFLSLTGDYAEGGIMTASYGYIGGHEGKSIYSWYLHEVENDSGAIIPEFSGLLQYRITKDAIGKFISFKCTPVRDDGTVGEPRTCMGQERVRPGTPRLLSLRIAGTAVEGTALNVEKKYWGGEEGDSVYRWFRTSSSGTNLEVNDARTSSYKLSIGDIGFSIYVSCEPVRNDWARGPIVISEQVGPIVPGPPTCHSLEFQGSLVEGERVSFLASYSGGEKGECLHEWLRVNPDGVKDKISCGEFLDLTLEDVDKCIELIFTPIRKDALKGSSRSILSCQVAPGDPIGVELSIPECCEGETIVPKWRYFGGQEGDGEYVWYRSKNKLLESALLDLPCVIKDVHVCARTLTYKPLLEDVGAYLALYWLPIRIDGKSGNPLASVCESPVSPAFPVVSNVRVKELSSSIYLGEGEYFGGHEGSSLFSWYRETDEGTITLINGACSKTYEVVDEDYDCRLLFGYTPVRSDSVIGELRLSEPTHVILPDIPRIETLALTGKAVEGDILTAIEVIPKSESQERVWLKYKKDIKYTWFISTETGNNESFEPLQSHRSCSYRLRFEDIGHALRCECVVSDVFGRSSDPVYAETPSVSPGIPRMDKLEIEGRGFHTNLYAFRGVYSGGKEGKSRIQWLRSMVGSPDLISIPGETGRMYEANVDDVGYRLVVIYTPVREDGVEGHPVSASTDPISIEPDVLKEVKQKLEIGSVKFEALCDKDQSTKKVPGMGNLERRILEVNRKRVKVVKPGSKTSFPTTEVRGTYAPPFHVELFRNDQHRLRIVVDSDNEVDLLVQTRHLRDIVVLVIRGLAQRFNSTSLNSLLKIET, from the exons ATGGGCGACCAAGTTTTCATATCCACTGAAGACTCGGTGGAAGAGAGCCAAACTTCAGAGATAATAGAGAAGCCACCTCTGCCACAGGATTTTGTTGAACAGCCACAAAGGTCAGAGTTACTGAAGCAATCATCAGCAGAGAGTGTGAAAACATCTTCTAGGAGAGTGAGACCGAGTTCAACAACCCAAAATGGGGCAACAAATGTTGGGACAGCGAAGAGGAAAACTGGAATAACAGATGGTACTGATTCTAGTTCCAGAGGTGTTAAATCAACTCTGACAAAATCAACCTTTAGTAGCACTTCACGAATTTCAGGAACACCTCCAGGCCCAAGAAGGAATAGCACTGGTGGTTTGCCTGAAAAACAGCCAACAACAGTAACTAAACGACCTAGTGCTACTAGTGTTGGTTCAGGTACAGCTAAAAAGAGTAGCTCTTTGGCCACAGATCCTATGAGGCGATCTCTTCCTGAAATTCGAAAGAGCACATTGCCTTCCACCAATGCTAGAACTACAACTCGATCAAGTACATCAGAGACTAGAAGATCAGTTCCAATTTCGCCCCTTACGAAGACTCCAAGAGCATCGGTTAGTTCTGATGCAAGCAACCAAGAATCTGTTAAGAAAACCTCAGCTAAATTATCATCACCATCACTTTCCTCTGCAAGGAGGAGTGCCTCTTCGTCATTGGACAGCACTGTTAGTAGTGTCTCAACTAGGAAGTTCACTACGAAATTGTCTTCTTCAGCTGCACGGTCACCTTCTGTTTCTACTGGATCCAAGGCTGGTTCATTGTCAACATCGCTGGACAGAAGTACTAGTTCATCCAGTAGGAAGAAAGGGGGGACTCTTGAAAGTCGTGATTCACGCCTTATTATGCTTCCTAAAGTGGAGACCAAAGCTGGTGATGATGTG CGCTTGGATCTGAGGGGCCATAGAATACGCAGTCTCAACAATGGTGGGCTGAACTTGTTGCCAAATTTAGAG TTTGTTTACCTCAGGGACAATCTCTTATCGGTGTTGGATGGTATTGAAATACTGACTAGGGTGAAG GTTCTAGATTTGAGCTTCAATGATTTCAAAGGTCCTGGATTTGAACCACTTGAGAATTGCAAAGCTCTTCAG CAACTCTATCTTGCTGGAAATCAAATTACATCACTCATAAGCCTTCCAGAGCTTCCCAATTTAGAA TTCCTATCTGTTGCTCAGAATAAGTTAAAATCTCTTTCAATGGCCAGTCAGCCTCGGTTACAG GTCTTAGCTGCGAGCAAGAATAAAATCTCTACACTGAAAGGATTCCCGTATTTACCTTCTCTTGAG CATTTACGTGTGGAGGAGAATCCTATCCTTAAGATGCGTCACCTAGAGGCAGCTTCCATTTTGCTTGTGGGCCCTACATTAAAAAAGTTCAATGATAAAG ATCTCTCTCGTGAGGAGGTAGCACTAGCTAAACGTTATCCCTCTCACACTCCCTTGTGCATCAGAGGCGGTTGGGAATTTTGTCGTCCAGAACAAGCTGTTG ATTCAACTTTTCGCTTTCTGCTTGAGCAATGGAAGGAACAACTTCCTCAAGGTTACCTGCTCAAAGAAGCTTTTATAGACCAGCCATTTGAGGAAGATGCTTGCTACTGCCACTTCAATTTTGTTAAGGATGAAGCTGAGAATACTGATTCTGACATAAACCTGAAATACCAATGGTTTATAGGAGAGAGAACTCCATCAAACTTCACAGAAATACATGGTGCAACGAGGGAG TCCTATTGGCCAAAGCATGAAGACATTGGTAGAATCTTGAAAGTGGTGTGTACCCCGAAGCTGGGAGAGACGGAATATCCCACTATTTTTGCAATATCTTCTCCAGTTTCGCCTG GAACTGGAGACCCGAAAGTATTGAAGATTGAAGTATGTGGGGATTTATTAGAAGGAAACATAATTCGAGGCCACGCAGAAATTGCATGGTGCGGTGGAACCCCAGGCAAAAGCATTTCCAG TTGGTTAAGGAAAAGATGGAACAACAGCCCAGTGGTCATTGTTGGTGCTGAAGAAGAGGAATATCAGTTGACCCTTGATGATGTTGATTCGTGTTTGGTGTTTATGTATACCCCTATGACAGAGGAAGGTGCCAAAGGAGAACCTCAATATGCTATAACAGATTATGTGAAAGCAG CTCCTCCATCAGTGAGTGATGTACAAATTTCTGGAGATGTTGTCGAAGGCAATATCATAAGAGGAGTTGGGAACTATTTCGGAGGAAGAGAAGGACCCAGCAAGTTCGAGTGGTTGCGTGAAGATAAGGATACAAG GGAATTCGTGCTGGTATCATCTGGTACAAATGAATATACTTTGACAAAAGAGGATGTTGGCTGGTGCTTGGCTTTTGTTTATATACCCGTGAATTTTGAAG GACAGGAGGGGAAATCTCTATCGATAGTTTCACAGAAAGTCAAGCAAG ctcctcctaaaGTGACAAATGTAAAGATAATTGGTGAACTAAAGGAGGGCAGTAAAATAACGGTAGCTGGTATTGTTACCGGAGGAACTGAAGGTGCCAGCAGAGTTCAGTGGTTTAAAACAAGTTCATCAACATTCGAGGGTGAGAGCTGTCTTGATGCATTAAGTACATCCAAAATTGCAAAG GCATTCCGCATACCTTTAGGAGCTGTTGGCTACTATATTGTTGCAAAATTTACTCCAATGGCTCCAGATGGTGAAGCTGGTGAATCAGTCTATGTCATTTCCGAAAGATCTGCTGAGA CACTTCCACCCAGCCTTAACTTTTTATCTCTGACTGGTGATTATGCCGAAGGTGGAATAATGACCGCATCTTATGGTTATATTGGGGGTCATGAGGGAAAAAGTATTTACAGTTGGTATCTTCACGAG GTTGAAAATGACTCAGGTGCTATAATTCCCGAGTTTTCGGGTCTTCTTCAATATCGTATTACCAAAGATGCAATTGGTAAATTCATATCTTTCAAATGTACCCCAGTTCGTGACGATGGGACAGTGGGTGAGCCAAGAACTTGTATGGGACAGGAGCGTGTTCGCCCAG GAACCCCAAGATTGCTTTCTCTACGAATAGCCGGGACTGCAGTTGAAGGCACCGCACTAAACGTTGAGAAGAAATATTGGGGTGGTGAAGAGGGAGATTCAGTTTACCGCTGGTTCCGG ACTAGTTCAAGTGGCACAAACCTAGAAGTCAATGATGCTAGAACTTCCTCATACAAGCTCTCTATAGGTGATATTGGATTTTCAATATATGTGTCCTGTGAACCTGTTCGAAATGATTGGGCTCGTGGTCCTATTGTTATCTCGGAACAAGTTGGACCCATTGTTCCAG GGCCACCGACTTGCCATTCTCTTGAATTTCAAGGATCTTTGGTTGAAGGAGAACGTGTGAGCTTCCTTGCATCTTATAGTGGAGG GGAGAAGGGAGAGTGCCTACATGAATGGCTTAGAGTGAACCCTGATGGTGTCAAAGACAAAATTAGCTGTGGTG AGTTTCTGGATTTGACTCTTGAGGATGTCGATAAATGCATAGAGCTTATTTTTACGCCGATCCGCAAAGATGCATTAAAAGGAAGCTCTAGGAGCATATTATCTTGCCAAGTAGCTCCTG GAGACCCAATTGGTGTTGAACTGTCAATTCCTGAATGCTGCGAGGGTGAGACAATAGTTCCCAAGTGGAGATACTTTGGAGGACAAGAAGGTGATGGTGAATATGTTTGGTATAGAAGTAAGAATAAGCTTCTTGAATCTGCTCTGCTGGACTTGCCTTGCGTTATAAAGGATGTACATGTTTGTGCAAGGACTTT AACATATAAGCCATTGCTTGAAGATGTGGGAGCATATTTGGCATTATATTGGCTGCCAATTCGCATCGATGGCAAATCTGGGAACCCATTAGCATCAGTTTGCGAGTCTCCTGTCTCTCCAG CTTTTCCAGTAGTTTCTAATGTTCGCGTGAAGGAGCTCTCATCCAGTATTTACCTTGGGGAGGGAGAGTATTTTGGTGGTCATGAAGGATCAAGCTTGTTTAGCTGGTATAGAGAAACTGATGAGGGAACAATCACTCTCATCAATGGAGCATGTTCTAAAACTTATGAAGTTGTAGATGAAGATTACGATTGTCGTTTGCTTTTTGG ATATACACCAGTTCGTTCAGATTCAGTCATTGGAGAACTCAGGTTATCCGAGCCAACTCATGTGATTCTCCCAG ATATTCCAAGAATTGAGACGCTGGCTCTAACTGGGAAAGCTGTTGAAGGGGACATACTAACTGCTATTGAAGTCATTCCAAAGAGTGAAAGTCAAGAGCGTGTATGGTTAAAGTATAAGAAGGACATCAAATATACATG GTTTATTTCGACTGAAACAGGAAATAATGAGTCCTTTGAGCCATTACAATCACACCGTTCTTGCTCCTACAGGTTACGATTTGAGGACATAGGTCACGCTCTAAGATGTGAATGCGTCGTGTCTGATGTTTTTGGAAGGTCAAGTGATCCTGTGTATGCCGAAACTCCTTCAGTTTCACCAG GCATCCCTAGGATGGATAAGCTGGAAATTGAAGGTAGAGGTTTTCACACCAATCTGTATGCTTTTCGTGGTGTTTATAGTGGCGGAAAGGAGGGCAAAAGTAGAATTCAGTGGCTTAGATCTATGGTTGGAAGTCCTGACCTCATTTCGATTCCTG GGGAGACAGGAAGAATGTATGAAGCTAATGTTGATGATGTCGGCTATAGGCTGGTTGTGATATATACACCAGTAAGAGAAGATGGAGTTGAGGGGCATCCTGTTTCTGCTTCTACAGATCCAATTTCAATTG AGCCTGATGTTCTTAAAGAAGTAAAGCAGAAACTTGAGATTGGATCCGTGAAGTTCGAG GCCTTGTGTGACAAGGATCAATCTACGAAGAAA GTTCCAGGAATGGGGAATCTTGAAAGAAGAATTCTGGAAGTCAACAGAAAGAGGGTAAAGGTGGTGAAGCCTGGTTCTAAGACTTCTTTTCCCACAACTGAGGTTCGGGGAACATATGCCCCTCCATTCCAC GTGGAACTATTCCGAAATGATCAACACCGGCTGAGGATTGTGGTGGACAGTGATAATGAAGTGGATCTGTTGGTACAAACGCGGCACCTCCGTGACATTGTAGTCCTTGTCATCCGAGGTCTTGCACAGAGATTTAACAGTACATCACTCAATTCCCTTCTCAAGA